From Anopheles coluzzii chromosome 3, AcolN3, whole genome shotgun sequence, the proteins below share one genomic window:
- the LOC120954982 gene encoding aldo-keto reductase family 1 member B1-like → MASTVPFVTLNNGQKMPMLGLGTWGSPPGEVAQAVKDAIDIGYRHIDCAHVYQNEHEVGEGVKAKIDEGVVKREDLFITSKLWNTFHRPDLVEGACRTTLKNLGLDYIDLYLIHWPMAYREGPELFPQDENGKTAFSDVDYVDTYKALEKLVELGLTKSIGISNCNSKQVERVLAAATIKPVTNQIECHPYLTQSKLSPFCTERGMIVTAYSPLGSPNRPWAKPGDAQLMEDPKIVALGEKYNKTPAQILIRYQIQRGHVVIPKSVTKSRIASNFEVFDFELTKDDVAQIDTFDCNGRLVPITSAAGHPYHPFENEEF, encoded by the exons ATGGCTTCGACCGTTCCCTTTGTGACGCTCAACAACGGGCAAAAGATGCCCATGCTCGGCCTGGGAACTTGGGGT TCTCCTCCGGGTGAGGTCGCCCAGGCGGTGAAGGATGCGATCGATATCGGCTACCGCCATATCGACTGTGCCCACGTGTACCAGAACGAGCACGAGGTGGGCGAAGGCGTGAAGGCCAAAATCGACGAGGGAGTCGTAAAGCGCGAGGACCTGTTCATTACCAGCAAGCTGTGGAACACGTTCCACCGGCCGGATCTGGTCGAGGGTGCATGCCGTACCACGCTGAAGAACCTCGGGCTGGACTACATCGACCTGTACCTGATCCACTGGCCGATGGCGTACCGCGAGGGACCGGAATTGTTCCCCCAGGACGAGAACGGCAAGACGGCCTTCTCCGATGTGGACTACGTGGATACGTACAAAGCGCTGGAGAAGCTGGTGGAGCTCGGACTGACCAAGAGCATCGGCATCTCGAACTGCAACTCCAAGCAGGTGGAGCGTGTACTGGCGGCAGCCACCATCAAACCCGTTACCAATCAGATCGAGTGCCATCCTTACCTGACACAGTCGAAACTGTCACCGTTCTGTACGGAGCGTGGTATGATCGTTACCGCGTACAGTCCGCTCGGATCGCCGAACCGCCCCTGGGCTAAGCCGGGCGATGCGCAGCTGATGGAAGATCCGAAGATTGTGGCGCTGGGGGAGAAGTACAACAAAACGCCGGCCCAGATTCTGATCCGCTACCAGATCCAGCGCGGCCACGTAGTTATCCCGAAGTCGGTGACCAAGTCGCGCATTGCCTCCAACTTTGAGGTGTTTGATTTCGAGCTGACAAAGGACGATGTGGCACAGATCGATACATTCGACTGCAATGGGCGGTTGGTGCCGATTACGAG TGCTGCTGGACATCCGTATCATCCGTTCGAAAACGAGGAGTTCTAA
- the LOC120954981 gene encoding plectin isoform X1, whose product MFSFFKRSKSQKGKQKHDKPLQLVPAEEPEVAPVAVCSEEPSQPPPPPPPCAKVASDAYASAAARQTGRNAPDGTTLGSRAGDEEKRTKNSSPPGGPVGQADGGGLLAPLGERCERSPEQLLPSKCRPTAVPKGATDDGDERNHRAIDVSSSDLTRQHGSVAPEYECGSGREASANGGPIDDSAGCAREPRPPHASHSSSSYAPQSESAMAKGKNRRRYQQQQNQQNQQQQNQQHVKPQQQQQQQQQQQNVLKLSLPKADSSGGQDGSAQGRTHLSNLAKAMSGTVPIKVIEEFVEMQQGKGTADAEPNLPPGDVTKAEQDGSTTPRTIERALVKTHTSGDASGAALVSPNACAPLAIAVTHTTTTPQSGGDSSTDGQLLNIKHISPTTPALGHHAHQGGNAVQSAHDTTTPAADRALSPAEATILPPVGSSAPGANLTVSEANATGSEAANSSARAAEQRAPTSIQEMGQQPSRAGSEQRATAPSQRTTKSTTPPLPPPRSQRPAAAALPAHELEAATRHTVVIVQDAAAGDDTSDDRDVFYEAKETLSPTSGTDAADDDRHRVAGSEHGAEPEPIRASLVLKLAEVPDHQRQPSPQKKQVSFKLTQNGSDDVEVSSTSVDSSDVDSDSEVGQATGQDGTLQSHTAFSERANNGVFSREDAGKNYIEFQYDHSASSPAEGVEKCDEEKCAKADAAEQRTKSELIEDSVASLPDVVQPSNIEPPASFGTVEKINSDMKDLVNQEQRYSAKLEEAEKRVKEANVKVYELQQKLDAVERDALLKEYNVERLQAELVAALKECEGIRARLTTQQSEMETIRLKASDREDELNLKYQNLEIEHLELTEKLAEVRQLAHELNSQLIDAKSEVDRLKEERQKLLDERTEEQKIMREALEESVRERAQVEAKWKQSFEQLRDVNNAREEDLMKDCEFTIRSMQKTCKEKMETVEKERKQALEQVSRLEELARKRTDEVRHLKSYEAEVEQLRGLTYDQKESLLGMTRQVESLKAELETAYNKLEEEMVKVQQIKNRCEYQLCEKEREALNRIEIARGEIAMQWEDRLLHEMNRLKVELEQTHMEERTSAIEKLRREALAETEAMSRRFNEREMQLKNEIESLKAKLEQQKKLMANAQTDADQKLLQSRMYVERAEREHERKLAKEMSEKDEIIETLKQQFEKEKLELEQHFSERIQQVQEEFAREISDTTELMKTAHKKELETQWKALVAEKEEALHLMDSRNRHRLEDAENKIRELTTSHQRQLKDLQEEHSFVVHSLESRDTKNAQEIQTLHKKCRCLTNLFEEMRLRYERREPRMEDLQQIEELKTVIESQERDLRQLTERLRELQLQQQQQDQHPPQTPRRSKPNRGRQQKQQQSNQQQQQGNRQQQQGNKQQQQHQKKGRQQAPAEPEQCEEAPYEEADHQQVDEIEYVESLGDAPQVVLIPPAQFIPPMVHRTPCDVIYEENEEEEEAAQMAEEEEDQQQQQQQETEEVEPEVEQSNENNEEQVIEVEEPEEPVTVVDVPESAIQTEDRVIHSTTPTIIEDVDDAPLPNSIMPLSTEERSSSEPPKSINVVRIENVTESSNQRPRASSAPRIIITDDTEKSAGESTDLESTTVVEIVEQPSPEPVEQPPVFAKPYPAVPTELSPPPTECVGDSAQTAASAPEQIVVPHLPEGVATPDGQPVD is encoded by the exons ATGTTTAGCTTCTTCAAACGCTCCAAGTCAcagaagggaaaacaaaaacacgataAACCGCTGCAGCTAGTGCCAGCGGAGGAGCCAGAGGTGGCACCGGTAGCAGTGTGCAGCGAAGAGCCgtcacaaccaccaccaccaccaccaccgtgtgcGAAGGTTGCGTCTGATGCGTACGCAAGCGCAGCTGCGCGGCAGACGGGCCGCAACGCACCGGACGGCACCACGCTCGGAAGCCGCGCTGGCGACGAGGAAAAGCGGACCAAAAATAGCTCACCACCGGGCGGCCCAGTGGGGCAGGCGGACGGTGGCGGACTTTTGGCACCCTTGGGCGAACGGTGCGAACGCTCGCCCGAGCAATTGTTGCCCTCCAAGTGCCGGCCCACCGCGGTGCCGAAGGGAGCGACGGACGACGGTGACGAACGAAACCACCGCGCGATCGATGTCAGTTCGAGCGATCTAACGCGCCAGCACGGTTCGGTCGCGCCCGAGTACGAGTGCGGCAGCGGTCGCGAAGCTTCTGCCAACGGTGGCCCGATCGATGACAGTGCCGGGTGCGCACGGGAACCACGTCCGCCGCACGCGAGCCACAGTTCGAGTTCGTACGCGCCGCAGAGCGAAAGTGCAATGGCGAAAGGGAAAAATCGACGCCgctatcagcagcagcagaatcaACAgaatcaacagcaacaaaatcaacagcacgtgaaaccacaacaacaacagcaacagcagcagcaacaacagaacGTGCTAAAGCTATCCCTCCCGAAGGCCGACTCCAGCGGAGGTCAGGATGGCTCCGCCCAGGGCAGGACGCACCTGTCGAACCTCGCAAAGGCAATGAGCGGCACGGTACCGATCAAGGTTATCGAAGAGTTTGTGGAGATGCAGCAGGGAAAGGGCACGGCCGATGCAGAGCCTAACCTTCCGCCCGGTGACGTCACGAAAGCCGAACAGGACGGTTCCACCACGCCCCGAACGATCGAACGAGCGTTAGTGAAGACACACACCAGCGGCGACGCTAGTGGTGCGGCGCTAGTGTCGCCGAACGCATGCGCACCACTAGCGATCGCTGTCACGCACACTACGACCACACCGCAGAGTGGTGGTGACAGTAGTACGGATGGGCAGTTATTAAATATCAAACATATTTCGCCTACTACTCCGGCACTGGGTCATCACGCACACCAGGGCGGCAACGCGGTACAGTCAGCTCACGACACCACTACACCGGCGGCCGATCGTGCGCTCAGTCCGGCCGAGGCGACGATCCTCCCGCCAGTCGGCAGTAGTGCACCGGGAGCGAACCTTACCGTATCGGAGGCGAATGCCACCGGCAGCGAAGCAGCAAACAGCAGTGCGCGAGCAGCAGAGCAACGAGCACCGACGAGCATCCAGGAAATGGGCCAACAGCCAAGCCGGGCCGGCAGCGAGCAACGAGCAACAGCCCCGTCCCAGCGGACGACCAAGTCAACGACACCGCCATTGCCACCGCCACGCAGCCAGCGaccggcggcagcggcacTTCCGGCGCACGAGCTAGAGGCGGCCACCCGCCACACGGTCGTGATCGTgcaggatgctgctgctggggacGATACTAGCGACGATCGGGACGTCTTCTACGAGGCAAAGGAGACGCTCTCACCCACCAGCGGCACTGACGCCGCTGACGATGACAGGCACCGGGTCGCCGGGAGCGAGCATGGTGCGGAACCGGAACCGATCCGCGCTAGCCTGGTGCTTAAGCTGGCCGAAGTGCCGGACCATCAGCGCCAGCCGTCGCCGCAGAAGAAGCAGGTCAGCTTCAAGCTGACACAGAACGGCAGTGACGATGTGGAAGTGTCGTCGACCAGCGTCGACAGCAGTGACGTGGACAGTGACAGTGAGGTAGGGCAGGCGACGGGCCAGGACGGTACACTACAATCTCATACTGCATTTAGTGAACGTGCTAACAATGGTGTGTTCAGTCGGGAGGATGCGGGCAAGAATTACATTGAGTTTCAATACGATCACAGTGCGTCATCGCCAGCCGAGGGCGTGGAAAAGTGTGACGAGGAAAAGTGTGCAAAGGCTGACGCAGCGGAGCAGCGCACTAAGAGCGAGCTGATCGAGGACAGTGTGGCCAGCCTGCCGGATGTGGTGCAGCCGTCCAACATTGAGCCGCCGGCATCCTTCGGCACCGTTGAGAAGATCAACAGTGACAT gAAGGATCTGGTGAACCAGGAACAGCGGTACAGCGCCAAGCTAGAGGAGGCCGAAAAGCGCGTGAAGGAAGCGAACGTGAAGGTCTACGAACTGCAGCAGAAGCTCGATGCGGTCGAGCGGGATGCGTTGCTTAAGGAATACAACGTGGAAC GTCTGCAAGCGGAGCTGGTGGCCGCCCTGAAGGAATGCGAAGGCATACGGGCCCGGCTGACGACCCAGCAGTCGGAGATGGAAACGATAAGACTGAAGGCCTCCGACCGGGAGGACGAACTTAATCTCAAGTATCAAAATTTGGAAATCGAACATCTGGAGCTGACGGAAAAGCTGGCCGAGGTGCGGCAGCTAGCCCACGAGCTGAACAGCCAGCTAATTGACGCAAAATCGGAGGTGGACCGGCTGAAGGAGGAACGCCAAAAGCTGCTGGACGAGCGCACCGAGGAGCAGAAGATTATGCGCGAAGCGCTCGAAGAGTCGGTGCGCGAACGGGCCCAGGTAGAGGCGAAGTGGAAGCAAAGCTTCGAGCAGCTGCGCGACGTGAACAATGCGCGCGAGGAAGATCTGATGAAGGATTGCGAGTTTACGATCCGCAGCATGCAGAAGACGTGCAAGGAGAAGATGGAAACGGTCGAGAAGGAGCGGAAGCAGGCGCTCGAGCAGGTGAGCCGGCTGGAGGAGTTGGCCCGCAAGCGCACGGACGAGGTGCGCCACCTGAAGTCGTACGAGGCGGAGGTGGAGCAGCTGCGCGGGCTTACGTACGATCAGAAGGAATCACTGCTCGGGATGACCCGGCAGGTGGAGAGCTTGAAGGCGGAGCTGGAGACGGCGTACAACAAGCTCGAGGAGGAGATGGTGAAGGTGCAGCAGATAAAGAACCGCTGTGAATA TCAACTGTGTGAAAAGGAACGGGAAGCCCTGAACCGGATAGAGATCGCCCGAGGGGAGATTGCGATGCAGTGGGAGGATCGGCTGCTGCACGAGATGAACCGGCTGAAGGTGGAGCTGGAACAGACGCACATGGAGGAGCGTACCTCCGCCATCGAGAAGCTGCGCCGCGAGGCACTGGCCGAAACGGAAGCCATGAGTCGGCGGTTCAATGAGCGTGAAATGCAGCTGAAAAATGAG ATCGAATCACTCAAAGCGAAGCTGGAACAGCAAAAGAAGCTGATGGCCAATGCACAGACCGACGCTGACCAGAAGCTGCTCCAGTCGCGCATGTACGTGGAGCGTGCCGAGCGGGAGCACGAGCGCAAGCTGGCCAAAGAAATGTCCGAGAAGGATGAAATCATCG AAACCCTCAAGCAACAGTTTGAAAAGGAAAAGTTGGAGTTGGAGCAGCACTTTAGCGAACGGATTCAGCAGGTGCAGGAAGAGTTTGCGCGGGAAATATCCGACACGACCGAGCTGATGAAAACTGCCCACAAAAAGGAGCTAG AAACACAATGGAAGGCTCTCGTTGCAGAGAAGGAAGAAGCACTGCATCTGATGGACAGTCGCAACCGACACCGGCTTGAAGATGCTGAGAACAAAATCAG AGAACTCACGACCAGCCATCAGCGGCAGCTGAAGGACCTGCAGGAAGAGCACAGCTTCGTGGTGCACAGTCTGGAGTCGCGGGACACGAAGAACGCGCAAGAAATTCAAACGCTCCATAAAAAGTGCCGCTGCCTAACGAATCt TTTCGAGGAGATGCGCTTACGCTACGAACGGCGCGAACCTCGCATGGAAGATTTGCAGCAGATCGAAGAGCTGAAGACGGTGATCGAATCGCAGGAGCGTGATTTGCGGCAACTTACCGAACGATTGCGAGAattgcagctgcagcagcagcagcaagatcAACATCCACCCCAAACACCACGCCGTTCGAAACCAAACCGGGGAAGGCAGCAGAAACAGCAGCAATCgaatcagcagcaacagcaaggtaataggcagcagcagcaaggtaataagcagcagcagcagcatcaaaagAAAGGCCGACAGCAAGCCCCAGCCGAACCGGAACAGTGTGAAGAAGCGCCTTACGAGGAAGCGGATCACCAGCAGGTGGATGAGATCGAGTATGTGGAGTCTTTGGGCGATGCACCCCAGGTGGTACTCATCCCACCTGCCCAGTTCATACCTCCAATGGTACACCGAACACCGTGCGATGTGATCTACGAAGAGAatgaagaggaggaggaagcggCACAGatggcagaagaagaagaagaccagcagcagcagcaacagcaggagACAGAAGAAGTTGAACCTGAGGTAGAACAATCGAACGAGAATAACGAAGAACAGGTGATAGAAGTGGAGGAACCTGAAGAACCGGTAACAGTAGTGGATGTTCCCGAGTCTGCAATCCAAACCGAGGATCGTGTGATACACTCGACTACACCAACGATCATAGAGGATGTGGATGACGCACCGCTACCAAACAGCATCATGCCACTCTCCACCGAGGAAAGAAGCAGCAGCGAACCTCCCAAATCGATCAACGTTGTACGAATCGAAAACGTTACCGAATCATCGAACCAACGGCCACGTGCATCCTCTGCGCCGAGAATCATCATTACAGACGACACGGAGAAGTCTGCCGGTGAGAGCACAGACCTCGAGAGCACAACTGTGGTAGAGATAGTGGAACAACCCTCTCCGGAACCCGTCGAGCAACCGCCCGTGTTTGCTAAACCGTATCCAGCGGTCCCAACGGAACTATCACCGCCACCTACAGAGTGTGTCGGGGATAGTGCCCAGACAGCGGCTTCCGCTCCGGAACAGATAGTCGTGCCTCATCTACCGGAAGGTGTAGCAACACCCGATGGTCAACCTGTAGACTAG
- the LOC120954981 gene encoding uncharacterized protein LOC120954981 isoform X2, translating into MFSFFKRSKSQKGKQKHDKPLQLVPAEEPEVAPVAVCSEEPSQPPPPPPPCAKVASDAYASAAARQTGRNAPDGTTLGSRAGDEEKRTKNSSPPGGPVGQADGGGLLAPLGERCERSPEQLLPSKCRPTAVPKGATDDGDERNHRAIDVSSSDLTRQHGSVAPEYECGSGREASANGGPIDDSAGCAREPRPPHASHSSSSYAPQSESAMAKGKNRRRYQQQQNQQNQQQQNQQHVKPQQQQQQQQQQQNVLKLSLPKADSSGGQDGSAQGRTHLSNLAKAMSGTVPIKVIEEFVEMQQGKGTADAEPNLPPGDVTKAEQDGSTTPRTIERALVKTHTSGDASGAALVSPNACAPLAIAVTHTTTTPQSGGDSSTDGQLLNIKHISPTTPALGHHAHQGGNAVQSAHDTTTPAADRALSPAEATILPPVGSSAPGANLTVSEANATGSEAANSSARAAEQRAPTSIQEMGQQPSRAGSEQRATAPSQRTTKSTTPPLPPPRSQRPAAAALPAHELEAATRHTVVIVQDAAAGDDTSDDRDVFYEAKETLSPTSGTDAADDDRHRVAGSEHGAEPEPIRASLVLKLAEVPDHQRQPSPQKKQVSFKLTQNGSDDVEVSSTSVDSSDVDSDSEVGQATGQDGTLQSHTAFSERANNGVFSREDAGKNYIEFQYDHSASSPAEGVEKCDEEKCAKADAAEQRTKSELIEDSVASLPDVVQPSNIEPPASFGTVEKINSDMKDLVNQEQRYSAKLEEAEKRVKEANVKVYELQQKLDAVERDALLKEYNVERLQAELVAALKECEGIRARLTTQQSEMETIRLKASDREDELNLKYQNLEIEHLELTEKLAEVRQLAHELNSQLIDAKSEVDRLKEERQKLLDERTEEQKIMREALEESVRERAQVEAKWKQSFEQLRDVNNAREEDLMKDCEFTIRSMQKTCKEKMETVEKERKQALEQVSRLEELARKRTDEVRHLKSYEAEVEQLRGLTYDQKESLLGMTRQVESLKAELETAYNKLEEEMVKVQQIKNRCEYQLCEKEREALNRIEIARGEIAMQWEDRLLHEMNRLKVELEQTHMEERTSAIEKLRREALAETEAMSRRFNEREMQLKNEIESLKAKLEQQKKLMANAQTDADQKLLQSRMYVERAEREHERKLAKEMSEKDEIIETLKQQFEKEKLELEQHFSERIQQVQEEFAREISDTTELMKTAHKKELETQWKALVAEKEEALHLMDSRNRHRLEDAENKISFEEMRLRYERREPRMEDLQQIEELKTVIESQERDLRQLTERLRELQLQQQQQDQHPPQTPRRSKPNRGRQQKQQQSNQQQQQGNRQQQQGNKQQQQHQKKGRQQAPAEPEQCEEAPYEEADHQQVDEIEYVESLGDAPQVVLIPPAQFIPPMVHRTPCDVIYEENEEEEEAAQMAEEEEDQQQQQQQETEEVEPEVEQSNENNEEQVIEVEEPEEPVTVVDVPESAIQTEDRVIHSTTPTIIEDVDDAPLPNSIMPLSTEERSSSEPPKSINVVRIENVTESSNQRPRASSAPRIIITDDTEKSAGESTDLESTTVVEIVEQPSPEPVEQPPVFAKPYPAVPTELSPPPTECVGDSAQTAASAPEQIVVPHLPEGVATPDGQPVD; encoded by the exons ATGTTTAGCTTCTTCAAACGCTCCAAGTCAcagaagggaaaacaaaaacacgataAACCGCTGCAGCTAGTGCCAGCGGAGGAGCCAGAGGTGGCACCGGTAGCAGTGTGCAGCGAAGAGCCgtcacaaccaccaccaccaccaccaccgtgtgcGAAGGTTGCGTCTGATGCGTACGCAAGCGCAGCTGCGCGGCAGACGGGCCGCAACGCACCGGACGGCACCACGCTCGGAAGCCGCGCTGGCGACGAGGAAAAGCGGACCAAAAATAGCTCACCACCGGGCGGCCCAGTGGGGCAGGCGGACGGTGGCGGACTTTTGGCACCCTTGGGCGAACGGTGCGAACGCTCGCCCGAGCAATTGTTGCCCTCCAAGTGCCGGCCCACCGCGGTGCCGAAGGGAGCGACGGACGACGGTGACGAACGAAACCACCGCGCGATCGATGTCAGTTCGAGCGATCTAACGCGCCAGCACGGTTCGGTCGCGCCCGAGTACGAGTGCGGCAGCGGTCGCGAAGCTTCTGCCAACGGTGGCCCGATCGATGACAGTGCCGGGTGCGCACGGGAACCACGTCCGCCGCACGCGAGCCACAGTTCGAGTTCGTACGCGCCGCAGAGCGAAAGTGCAATGGCGAAAGGGAAAAATCGACGCCgctatcagcagcagcagaatcaACAgaatcaacagcaacaaaatcaacagcacgtgaaaccacaacaacaacagcaacagcagcagcaacaacagaacGTGCTAAAGCTATCCCTCCCGAAGGCCGACTCCAGCGGAGGTCAGGATGGCTCCGCCCAGGGCAGGACGCACCTGTCGAACCTCGCAAAGGCAATGAGCGGCACGGTACCGATCAAGGTTATCGAAGAGTTTGTGGAGATGCAGCAGGGAAAGGGCACGGCCGATGCAGAGCCTAACCTTCCGCCCGGTGACGTCACGAAAGCCGAACAGGACGGTTCCACCACGCCCCGAACGATCGAACGAGCGTTAGTGAAGACACACACCAGCGGCGACGCTAGTGGTGCGGCGCTAGTGTCGCCGAACGCATGCGCACCACTAGCGATCGCTGTCACGCACACTACGACCACACCGCAGAGTGGTGGTGACAGTAGTACGGATGGGCAGTTATTAAATATCAAACATATTTCGCCTACTACTCCGGCACTGGGTCATCACGCACACCAGGGCGGCAACGCGGTACAGTCAGCTCACGACACCACTACACCGGCGGCCGATCGTGCGCTCAGTCCGGCCGAGGCGACGATCCTCCCGCCAGTCGGCAGTAGTGCACCGGGAGCGAACCTTACCGTATCGGAGGCGAATGCCACCGGCAGCGAAGCAGCAAACAGCAGTGCGCGAGCAGCAGAGCAACGAGCACCGACGAGCATCCAGGAAATGGGCCAACAGCCAAGCCGGGCCGGCAGCGAGCAACGAGCAACAGCCCCGTCCCAGCGGACGACCAAGTCAACGACACCGCCATTGCCACCGCCACGCAGCCAGCGaccggcggcagcggcacTTCCGGCGCACGAGCTAGAGGCGGCCACCCGCCACACGGTCGTGATCGTgcaggatgctgctgctggggacGATACTAGCGACGATCGGGACGTCTTCTACGAGGCAAAGGAGACGCTCTCACCCACCAGCGGCACTGACGCCGCTGACGATGACAGGCACCGGGTCGCCGGGAGCGAGCATGGTGCGGAACCGGAACCGATCCGCGCTAGCCTGGTGCTTAAGCTGGCCGAAGTGCCGGACCATCAGCGCCAGCCGTCGCCGCAGAAGAAGCAGGTCAGCTTCAAGCTGACACAGAACGGCAGTGACGATGTGGAAGTGTCGTCGACCAGCGTCGACAGCAGTGACGTGGACAGTGACAGTGAGGTAGGGCAGGCGACGGGCCAGGACGGTACACTACAATCTCATACTGCATTTAGTGAACGTGCTAACAATGGTGTGTTCAGTCGGGAGGATGCGGGCAAGAATTACATTGAGTTTCAATACGATCACAGTGCGTCATCGCCAGCCGAGGGCGTGGAAAAGTGTGACGAGGAAAAGTGTGCAAAGGCTGACGCAGCGGAGCAGCGCACTAAGAGCGAGCTGATCGAGGACAGTGTGGCCAGCCTGCCGGATGTGGTGCAGCCGTCCAACATTGAGCCGCCGGCATCCTTCGGCACCGTTGAGAAGATCAACAGTGACAT gAAGGATCTGGTGAACCAGGAACAGCGGTACAGCGCCAAGCTAGAGGAGGCCGAAAAGCGCGTGAAGGAAGCGAACGTGAAGGTCTACGAACTGCAGCAGAAGCTCGATGCGGTCGAGCGGGATGCGTTGCTTAAGGAATACAACGTGGAAC GTCTGCAAGCGGAGCTGGTGGCCGCCCTGAAGGAATGCGAAGGCATACGGGCCCGGCTGACGACCCAGCAGTCGGAGATGGAAACGATAAGACTGAAGGCCTCCGACCGGGAGGACGAACTTAATCTCAAGTATCAAAATTTGGAAATCGAACATCTGGAGCTGACGGAAAAGCTGGCCGAGGTGCGGCAGCTAGCCCACGAGCTGAACAGCCAGCTAATTGACGCAAAATCGGAGGTGGACCGGCTGAAGGAGGAACGCCAAAAGCTGCTGGACGAGCGCACCGAGGAGCAGAAGATTATGCGCGAAGCGCTCGAAGAGTCGGTGCGCGAACGGGCCCAGGTAGAGGCGAAGTGGAAGCAAAGCTTCGAGCAGCTGCGCGACGTGAACAATGCGCGCGAGGAAGATCTGATGAAGGATTGCGAGTTTACGATCCGCAGCATGCAGAAGACGTGCAAGGAGAAGATGGAAACGGTCGAGAAGGAGCGGAAGCAGGCGCTCGAGCAGGTGAGCCGGCTGGAGGAGTTGGCCCGCAAGCGCACGGACGAGGTGCGCCACCTGAAGTCGTACGAGGCGGAGGTGGAGCAGCTGCGCGGGCTTACGTACGATCAGAAGGAATCACTGCTCGGGATGACCCGGCAGGTGGAGAGCTTGAAGGCGGAGCTGGAGACGGCGTACAACAAGCTCGAGGAGGAGATGGTGAAGGTGCAGCAGATAAAGAACCGCTGTGAATA TCAACTGTGTGAAAAGGAACGGGAAGCCCTGAACCGGATAGAGATCGCCCGAGGGGAGATTGCGATGCAGTGGGAGGATCGGCTGCTGCACGAGATGAACCGGCTGAAGGTGGAGCTGGAACAGACGCACATGGAGGAGCGTACCTCCGCCATCGAGAAGCTGCGCCGCGAGGCACTGGCCGAAACGGAAGCCATGAGTCGGCGGTTCAATGAGCGTGAAATGCAGCTGAAAAATGAG ATCGAATCACTCAAAGCGAAGCTGGAACAGCAAAAGAAGCTGATGGCCAATGCACAGACCGACGCTGACCAGAAGCTGCTCCAGTCGCGCATGTACGTGGAGCGTGCCGAGCGGGAGCACGAGCGCAAGCTGGCCAAAGAAATGTCCGAGAAGGATGAAATCATCG AAACCCTCAAGCAACAGTTTGAAAAGGAAAAGTTGGAGTTGGAGCAGCACTTTAGCGAACGGATTCAGCAGGTGCAGGAAGAGTTTGCGCGGGAAATATCCGACACGACCGAGCTGATGAAAACTGCCCACAAAAAGGAGCTAG AAACACAATGGAAGGCTCTCGTTGCAGAGAAGGAAGAAGCACTGCATCTGATGGACAGTCGCAACCGACACCGGCTTGAAGATGCTGAGAACAAAATCAG TTTCGAGGAGATGCGCTTACGCTACGAACGGCGCGAACCTCGCATGGAAGATTTGCAGCAGATCGAAGAGCTGAAGACGGTGATCGAATCGCAGGAGCGTGATTTGCGGCAACTTACCGAACGATTGCGAGAattgcagctgcagcagcagcagcaagatcAACATCCACCCCAAACACCACGCCGTTCGAAACCAAACCGGGGAAGGCAGCAGAAACAGCAGCAATCgaatcagcagcaacagcaaggtaataggcagcagcagcaaggtaataagcagcagcagcagcatcaaaagAAAGGCCGACAGCAAGCCCCAGCCGAACCGGAACAGTGTGAAGAAGCGCCTTACGAGGAAGCGGATCACCAGCAGGTGGATGAGATCGAGTATGTGGAGTCTTTGGGCGATGCACCCCAGGTGGTACTCATCCCACCTGCCCAGTTCATACCTCCAATGGTACACCGAACACCGTGCGATGTGATCTACGAAGAGAatgaagaggaggaggaagcggCACAGatggcagaagaagaagaagaccagcagcagcagcaacagcaggagACAGAAGAAGTTGAACCTGAGGTAGAACAATCGAACGAGAATAACGAAGAACAGGTGATAGAAGTGGAGGAACCTGAAGAACCGGTAACAGTAGTGGATGTTCCCGAGTCTGCAATCCAAACCGAGGATCGTGTGATACACTCGACTACACCAACGATCATAGAGGATGTGGATGACGCACCGCTACCAAACAGCATCATGCCACTCTCCACCGAGGAAAGAAGCAGCAGCGAACCTCCCAAATCGATCAACGTTGTACGAATCGAAAACGTTACCGAATCATCGAACCAACGGCCACGTGCATCCTCTGCGCCGAGAATCATCATTACAGACGACACGGAGAAGTCTGCCGGTGAGAGCACAGACCTCGAGAGCACAACTGTGGTAGAGATAGTGGAACAACCCTCTCCGGAACCCGTCGAGCAACCGCCCGTGTTTGCTAAACCGTATCCAGCGGTCCCAACGGAACTATCACCGCCACCTACAGAGTGTGTCGGGGATAGTGCCCAGACAGCGGCTTCCGCTCCGGAACAGATAGTCGTGCCTCATCTACCGGAAGGTGTAGCAACACCCGATGGTCAACCTGTAGACTAG